Part of the Streptomyces sp. FXJ1.172 genome, GGCGTTGGTGTTGTTGGAGGGGATGGAAGGAATGACGGAGCCGTCGGCGATCCGCAAGCCGTCGAGCCCGCGCACCCGCAGCTCGGAGTCGACGACGGACATCTCGTCCTCGCCCATGACGCAGGTGCCGACGGGGTGGCAGTAGGAGCCGAAGTACCTGCGGGCGTGGTGGGCGAGCGATTCCTCGTCCACCGCGGCGAGCCCCGGGCTGACTTCTTCGATACCCCACCCGGCCAGCGCGCCCGACCAGGCGATCCGGCGGGCCGCGGTGATGCCGGACACCACGGCCCTGACGTCCTCCTCGGCGGTGAAGTAACGGGGGTCGATGACCGGCGGCGCGTAGGGGTCGGCCGAGCTGATCCTGAGCGAGCCGCGGCTGGCCGGCCGCATCGGCGAGATACCGATGGTGAAGCCGTTCTGCACCGGGGCGACCGCGTTGGGCAGCGGGATGTCGATGAAGATGATCTGTACGTCCGGGCCGTCGGCGTCCGGGGTGCTGCGCAGGAGGCCCAGGATCTCGCCGTGGTTGTTGCGCGGTGTGGGCACAGGTCGCTGGGCCTGGTAGACGAGGTTGGCGCGCGGGTGGTCGTGCAGATTGCGGCCCACGCCGGGCAGTTGGTGGAAGACGTCGACCCCGGCCTGCCGTAGATCGTCCTCGGAGCCGACACCGGAGCGTTGGAGGAGCAGCGCGGACCCGATGGCCCCCGCCGTCAGCACCACCTCGCCGGCTGCCCTCGCGGTGTGGGTCCGGCCGTCCACGCCGTACTCCACCCCGACGCAGCGCGTGCCCTCGAAGAGAAGCCGGTGTGCGGTCGCCCCGGTGACCACGTCGAGGTTGGGGCGGTCCAGGGCCGGGGCGAGGTAGGCGTCGGCCGCGCTCTGACGGCGGCCGGCGACGATGTTGAGGTCGACGGGGGCGAAGCCCTCCTCCAGGCCGCCGCTGATGTCGAAGGCACGGCGGTGTCCGGTCTCGACCGCGCCCTCGAGGCAGGCGAGCAGGATCTCGTTGGGCTGCTTGGCGGGTCCGACGGTGAGCGGTCCCGTGGTGCCGCGGCCGGGCGCGCCGCTCGTGGCGGTCTCGGTGCGCTGGAAGTAGGGGAGCAGGTCGTCGTAGGTCCAGCCCTTGGCGCCGTGGGCGCTCCAGCTGTCGTAGCTGGTGCGGTGGCCGCGGGCGAAGACCATGGCGTTGATGGCGGACGAACCGCCCAGACCCTTGCCGCGGGGGAGCGCCACCGGGGCG contains:
- a CDS encoding GMC family oxidoreductase translates to MSSLEPDVIIVGGGTAGCVLAARLTEDAGTRVLLLEAGSATLPDAVAYPPAWPSLAASEAGWGDTTVVQQASGAPVALPRGKGLGGSSAINAMVFARGHRTSYDSWSAHGAKGWTYDDLLPYFQRTETATSGAPGRGTTGPLTVGPAKQPNEILLACLEGAVETGHRRAFDISGGLEEGFAPVDLNIVAGRRQSAADAYLAPALDRPNLDVVTGATAHRLLFEGTRCVGVEYGVDGRTHTARAAGEVVLTAGAIGSALLLQRSGVGSEDDLRQAGVDVFHQLPGVGRNLHDHPRANLVYQAQRPVPTPRNNHGEILGLLRSTPDADGPDVQIIFIDIPLPNAVAPVQNGFTIGISPMRPASRGSLRISSADPYAPPVIDPRYFTAEEDVRAVVSGITAARRIAWSGALAGWGIEEVSPGLAAVDEESLAHHARRYFGSYCHPVGTCVMGEDEMSVVDSELRVRGLDGLRIADGSVIPSIPSNNTNATVYAIAERAVDLLRRS